The Pan paniscus chromosome 12, NHGRI_mPanPan1-v2.0_pri, whole genome shotgun sequence genome window below encodes:
- the LOC106634478 gene encoding structural maintenance of chromosomes protein 3-like: MELMNILELRKYEAIQLTFKQVSKNFSEVFQKLVPGGKATLVMKKGDVEGSQSQDEGEGSGESERGSGSQSSVPSVDQFTGVGIRVSFTGKQGEMREMQQLSGGQKSLVALALIFAIQKCDLAPFYLFDEIDQALDAQHRKAVSDMIMELAVHAQFITTTFRPELLESADKFYGVKFRNKVSHIDVITAEMAKDFVEDDTTHG, translated from the coding sequence ATGGAGCTGATGAATATACTTGAACTTCGGAAATACGAAGCTATTCAGTTAACTTTCAAACAGGTATCCAAGAACTTCAGTGAAGTATTCCAGAAGTTAGTACCTGGTGGCAAAGCTACTTTGGTGATGAAGAAAGGAGATGTGGAGGGCAGTCAGTCTCAAGATGAAGGAGAagggagtggtgagagtgagagGGGTTCTGGCTCACAAAGCAGTGTCCCATCAGTTGACCAGTTTACTGGAGTTGGAATTAGGGTGTCATTTACAGGAAAACAAGGTGAAATGAGAGAAATGCAACAGCTTTCAGGTGGACAGAAATCCTTGGTAGCCCTTGCTCTGATTTTTGCCATTCAGAAATGTGACCTGGCTCCATTTTACTTGTTTGATGAGATTGACCAGGCTCTGGATGCTCAACACAGAAAGGCTGTGTCAGATATGATTATGGAACTTGCTGTACATGCTCAGTTTATTACAACTACTTTTAGGCCTGAACTGCTTGAGTCAGCTGACAAATTCTATGGTGTAAAGTTCAGAAATAAGGTTAGTCATATTGATGTGATCACAGCGGAGATGGCCAAAGACTTTGTAGAAGATGATACCACACATGGTTAA